AGCGTCCTGCCCAACCGCAATGCCTGGACGCTGACGGCGTTCGCGAAGAACTTCAACGACACGGGCACCCTGAAGATCAACAGGATCACCCTGCACGACGATGACGGGTACGGAGCCATTGCCACGCTGCAGTGTGGCGCCATGTCCTCGTGCAGTGGCTCCTTCAACTACACGCCGTCCGCTGCGAACAAGGCCGTCATCGCCGTGGCCGAGCTGTCGTCTGGCCACTACGTCGTCTCGGCCCCGATGTTCTTCTAAGGGGCTCGCGGTTCATGGCCCCGGAGGGGGAGCGCCTCCTCCGGGGCTGAGTGTGTCGCCTGGACGGTGAAGTGGGCCCCGTTGGGGGCCGCCTCGCGGGTAACGCTTGCGGTGCTCCGCCTCTCCTCTAGAGGATGGGCGGCCATGGCTGACACGAAGCGCCGCTACGGAAGCTGGGTCGCAGTGTGCGTGCTGTTGCTGAGCGTGGGCCTGTGGTGGGCCTTCTCTCGGAACCCCGGTGCTCCACCTTTCACGGAGCCACCCGGTGCCACTCCATCCCGCGCGCGTTCCGAGGCTCCCAGCGCGACACCGGCCACACCCCAGCAAGCCCAGGCGGCTCCCTCGGACGAGGCGCCGGCTCCCGTGCTGCGGCTTCCTTCGGCACGCCGCACGGACGCTCCCGGAGGCGCACCTGGAGCCTTCTCCGGCCGGGTCGTCTCCGCCACGAGCGGGCAAGGCGTTCCGTCCGCGGAGCTGACCTTCGCCGGCCCCACGGGTGCCGCCAGCATCCGCACCGACGACGCAGGCACCTTCCGCTTCCTGCCGGACCGCGAAGGGCTCTGGCAACTCGCCAGCGTTCGCGCGGAGGGCTTCCTGCCCTTCGGCCCGGAGTGGGGCCAGAGCCCCATCCGCCTCACGGCACGTCCCGGCAGTGGCGTGGAAGGGCTGCTGCTGGCCCTCACGCCCGAGGAGTCCTGGATCGTCCGTGTGGAGGACGCGACGGGCAAGCCACTCACGGGTGCACAGGTGCGGCTGCTCACCGGCCGCACCGGAGAAACGGTGCTGTTCCCCACCAACGACCAGTTCACGACGGGCCCGGACGGCGAGGTCCGCCTCAATGCCCCCGAGGGCTCCACCGTGGAAGCCCGCCACCTGGGCCATGCGCCCGCCAGGGCCGAGCTGAGCGCCCGCGTCCCGGGTCGTCGCCTGGTGCTGCGTCTGTCTCCAGAAACCACGCGCGCCAGCGAAGTCCTCGCGGGCCGCGTGGTGGACGAAGCGGGCACCCCCATTGCGAGTGCCGGTGTCCAGGCCGAGTATCCTCGGGGTCAGCGTCTCCCGGGCGCCGAGGCCGGCGATGTGTCCGAGGCCATGACTGACGCCGACGGACGCTTCCTCCTGGAGCATCTGCCTCCCGGCCGCTACGACGTGTACGCCGCAATCCTCGGCCGGATGAGCACGACGCTCTCCAACGTGGAAGCAGGCCGGCGTGACCTGGTGCTGACCCTGGCCCGAGGCGCCCGCCTCACCGGCCGCGTGCGCGATGAGCGCGGAGCTCCCGTCGCCTCCTTCCAACTGGAGCTCCAGCTTCACCGGGGCCCCCTGGAGCGAGAAGGCGGTGCGGCGCTGACCGTGGTGGACCCGGAGGGCCGCTTTACAGTGGAAGGGCTGGCTCCCGGCACCTACACCTTGCGAGTCGCAGCGCACGGGCTGGCTCCAGCCGCCCCTACAGTGAACGTGGCCCCGGGCGCAACGGAGGCGGGCCCCGTGGAAATCACCCTGTCGCCCGGAGTCCGCCTGGAAGGGCAGGTGGTGAAGCCCAAGGGCGGAGGGCCCATCGCCGGAGCCCGCGTCCAGGTGGAACACGGACTGTACGGCGCGACGCTCGCCACGGTGTTCGACGCCATGACCGACGCGTCCGGCCACTTCACCGTGGACGGACTTGCGGCGGGGACGGTCAGCCTGTCCGTGAGTGCGACGGGCCATGACACGCGCATCGTGGACCGCGTGACGGTGGGTCCAGGAGCACCGCCCCTGGCTCCCATCGAGCTGACTGCCGTAGCCGATGGCGGGACGGAGCGCGTGGAGATGGTGGGCATTGGCACCGTGCTGGGCCCGCGCGATGACGCGCTGGTGCTCGGCCAGGTCATCCCCTCGGGCGGCGCGCACGAGGCGGGGCTGAAGCCCGGGGATGCCATCGTCAGCATCGACGGCACGCCCGTGGTGGAGATGGGCTTCCCCACCGCCGTCCAGCGCATCCGGGGGCCGGAGGGGAGCCGTGTCCTGCTGGGCCTCCGGCGGGCAGGCCGTTCCGAGGTGGAGGACGTCTGGGTGGTCCGCCGGAAGCTCCAGCTCTAGGGCGTACTCGCGCCTCCGACGGTGCGTGGCTGGACGCTTGGGAACCTGCCGGGTATGTCCGGCACGCAGTCCTTTTCGAGCCTGACGGTGGAGGGTACCGTCGGGGCCTCTTCTCACCCCGTGCCAACAGCTCCGCCAGGAGAGCCCGTATGTCGTCCCACGCCCCCGACTTCGATCTTGCCTCCGTGGACGTGGAGGGCTTCCACCGGGAGCTGAAGGCCCTTCGTGAGGAGCTGGACGCGTCACTCGGCGAGCCGGACGCGGCGCACCTCCGGAAGATCGAGCGCTGGGGCAGGGCGGCCACCGTGCTGGGCGTGGCGACGTGCTGGCTGGCGCCGAACCCGTTCAGCGCCGCGGCGCTCAGCCTGGGCCGCTCCACGCGGTGGCTGCTCATGCACCACGTGGGGCACCGGGGCTATGACCGCGTCCCCGGCCTGCCCGAGTCCCGCACCGGCAAGGGCTTCGCCAAGGGGAATCGGCGCTACCTCGACTGGCTCGATTGGATGATGCCGGAGGCGTGGAAGTTCGAGCACAACGTCCTCCACCACTCGCACACCGGCGAGGACGCGGACCCGGACCTCCTCGAGCGCAATGCCGAGGGCACGCTGCGCAACCCGAGCCGACCGCTCGCGCTCCGCTACGTCCAGCTCGCGCTGCTCGCCCTCACCTGGCGCGCCAGCTACTACGCGCCGGAGACGCTGAGCTCGCTGCGTCGCAAGGGCCGACGCAAGGGTGGGGACCTCACGAGCGCGGAGCTGAAGGAGCTGCTGCTCCAGTGCTACCTGCCGTACGCCGCTGTCTGGTTCGGCCTCTTCCCCTCGCTGTTCCTGGTCATCGGCCCGTGGGCGGCCTTCAGCGCGCTGTGCAACTCGGTGATGGCGGACGTGCTCACCAGCCTGCACACGTTCCTCGTGGTGGGGCCCAACCACACCGGCGAGGACCTGTACCGCTTCGACACGCCTCCCGAGGGCCGTGGCGCGCGCTTCGTGCAGCAGGTGATTGGCAGCGCGAACTACCGGACCGGCGGGGACCTGAACGACTTCGCCCACCTGTGGCTGAACTACCAGATCGAGCACCACATCTGGCCGGACCTGCCCATGCTCAAGTACCGCGAGGCGCAGCCGAAGGTGCGCGCCCTCTGCGAGAAGTACGGCGTCCCCTACGTCCAGGAGAGCGTCTGGACGCGCGCCCGGAAGATGGTGGATGTCGTCGTGGGCAAGAGCTCCATGCGGCGGCTCGCGCCTCGCAAGGCCGAGGCGGAGGACCTCGCGCCCGAGAGTGTCGCGGTCCCTGCGGCCTGAAGCTCCGGCTTCGGGTCTCAGGCCTTGCGTCGGCGTACGGGGACCACGGGGCCTTCCTCCAGCGCCTTCACCGTGGCAGCGGGCGGGCTCTCATGACGCACGGCCTGCACGTCCACCACGCGCGAGCCATCCGGAGGTACCGGCGGCCCGAGCGTCACCACCAGCACCCGGTAGGCCTCCTCCAGCCGCTTGTGCAGCTTGGTGAAGATGATCTGTGCGGTGCCGGGCATGTCCTCGGTGTAGGTGAAGTACCAGCGCAGCTCGTCCAGGCGCTCGTAGAAGAAGTCCACCACCGCCTGCTCCTGCTCGGAGAGGTAGATGAGGTTCTCGAAGGCACCGCTCGCGTAGCGTGAGGAGATGGCGCCCAGCAGGGGCTCGCGGCTGCGCAGGCGCGAGAAGAGGGCGAACATCTCGTCACGGCGGGCTTCCAGCCGGCGCATGATGCCGGCTGCGTCCATTGCGAGCAGATTGCGGACGCGAGCGGCCATCTCCTCGGCCTTCTTGCGACGAGCCATGGCCCGTGAGCCTACCTCTCCGTGCCGCCGGGACCAACTGGCCGGGGGCGTCAGTAGACGCGCAGCAGGCGGGCCTGGCAGACGAAGCGCGGGTTGCGGAAGTCGATGACCTCGATTTCCCCCGTGGTCTCATCGAAGCGGCCGGCGAGCATTCCCGCGGCGAGCGCCGCGGCCACGTACGCGGCGTCCTGGCCCTTCAGCTCCTTGAGCTTGCGGAGGTACACGACGCGGCCCTCCACGGACCACAGGGTGTGGATGCCGTCGGGCCGCACACCCCGGGCCTCGTCGGACGGAGGCGCGAGCTTCGCCAGGGCAGGTGGCACGCCGCTCAGGACATATGCGTCGTAGGCCTTGTTCCCGCTCGTGGAGACGAGCTTCGCGTCGCGCAGTGTCCCGTCGGGGCCCTGGTGCAGCTCCAGGGTGACGACGAGCTTGTTGCCCCCGCCCCCCGCGAGCTTCTGCACCTCGTCCCCGGCCTGGACGCGGGCGCGCAGGGACTCCATCCACTCCACGCCACGCTCCTCACGGTTCTGGAGTGACTGGAGCTGCTCGGACACGGTGGGCGCGGCGGCCACCGGCCCCGTGCCGGGATTGCCCGTCGCGCCGAACCTGCTGGCCTGGTTGGCCCACGAGTGTGTGGCCTGGTCCAGCAGGCGGATGCCGTCGAACACGGGAGCATCCTCGAGCGACTTCTCCAATGCCTCGCGGAGCCGGCTGAAGTACGGGTCTATCTGCCCATTGGCCACGCGGAGCTCGGCCTGCCTGTCCTCGACGAAGACCTGCACGCGCCCGGAGACGCGAGCGGTTTCCTGGGCGGCGAGGACCTCGGGCGACAGGCTCGGGTCTCCGGGGCGCAGTGTGTGGCCGCTCTGGGTTTTGGGGCCGGTAATGGGCGGGCCTCCTGGCATCAGCGAGGGTGGGAGTGGGAAGAAGCCGCTCCCCGCCGAGCGGGACGGCTTCGGTGCGTCGGGTGGCACCTCGGGTCCCTGCGCCACGGTAGGGGCGGTTCCGGAGGGTGCGGGGCCGGTCGCCGGGCCCGTGAGCGGCGCCACGCTTTCTGATGGTGGTTTCTCCGACGGTGCTACTTCGGAAGGCGCCGGCGTGGCCGAGGCCACGGTCGGCTCGGCTTCGTCTTGCGATGGAGACGAGGATGGCAGCTCCCTGTCCGGGGGTGGGATGGGCGACGAAGCGACTCCTGGGGTTGGAGCTTCGGACTCGACGGGCCGCTCGCGACGGGGACGGGGCTTGCGGATTGGCGGAGGCTTCGCGAGCAGCTCCTCGGGGGGAGTCGGTGGGGGCGTGGAAGGCTCCACCGTGGGGCGGGTGATGATCTCCACGACGAGCGGCTCGTGGGAGGGCCGCGGTGGTTTCGGGATGGCCGGAGGCGTCACTCCCCAGAGGAGGGCGAGCAGCGCCACGTGGATGGCGAGTGAGGCCAGCGCGGCCCACCCGAGGCGTTGAAACCGCCGCATCGCTACTCCCAGCTTCCCTGGGGAATCGCCTCGGCTCGTCCGATGGCGGCTCTCCGCTCCGGCCCTGCGCGCTCCATCAGCATAACGGTCATGGGGCGCCTTCCGCGGACCCTACGGGGCAAGGCTCACGACATTGCGTGGAGTCCCCGACGCTTCACCCGCGTGAAATGCTGCCACGCGGACGGCCGCGATGGCTTCCGGCCCCGGGTGGAAGTGGCACTCCTCCTGAGGCAGGAGGGACCTCCGCCTCGCGACCTACGACTGGGGTTGGAGGGGAATCGCGGCCTCGTGAGCGGTGCCGGGAGCATCTGGAGTATCCTGTTCAAGCTGCTCCCGTGGACGGGCGCCTCCCGCCCGGAAAGGTTCAGGGCCGCGATGGACTACCGGAAGCTGTTCCAGGTGCGGGAGCCAGGCGGGGTGCCGGGTTGGTGAGCGACGCGAAAGCGGAGCCGTTGGCGGACCCGGTGCGGCAGCTCGTCGCCGAGGCCTGGACCTTCCGTCGGCAAGTGGAGCTGGACGCGGAGCTGCGCTTCACACGGCTGGCGGGGCAGCTCGCGCAGTTGGGTGCGCCCGAAGCGCTGGTCTCGCTGGCCGGGCGCGCTGCGGAAGACGAGCGGCGCCACGCGGGCATGTGCGAGCTGTTGGCGCGAGCCTACGGCCGGGTGGACATGCCACCCGCCCCGCTGGCGGCGGAAGAAGTGGCGCCCGCCGGCATGGCCCTGCGCGAGCGGGTGCTCTACGAGGTGGTCGCGGCCTGCTGCATCACCGAGACGGAGAGCACCGCCGTGCTGACGACGCTGCTGGTTCCGGAAGGGGCGCCCCGCGTGAGAGCGGTGCTGCGCGACATCCTCCGGGACGAGGTGGCGCACAGCCGACTGGGCTGGGCGTGGCTGTCGCACGAGCATGGAGCGGGGACGGTGTCCTTCCTGTCGCGCCATGTGCCGTCCATGCTGGAGGGGACTGCCTCACCCCGGCTCTTCGCACCGGGAGCGCCGGAGGAGGAGAGCCCCGCGCTGCTCAAGCACGGCGTGCTGCCACACACGCGCAAGCGGGAGACGTTCGTGCGGGCGCTGCGCGACGTGGTCTTCCCGGGCCTGGAGCGCTTCGGAGTGGACACCGCGCCCGCGCGAGCGTGGGTGGAACGACGGAGCGCGGCGGGCGCCTAGCGTGCACGGCCGGTGTCCCTGCTACGTTCGGGGGCATGGTGCTCAAGATCGTCCAGGCAGGGGAGCCGGTGCTCCGGCAGAAGGCTCGCGATTTGACTCCGGAGGAGATCTCCAGTCCGGAGGTGCAGCGGCTCATCGGGTTCATGTGCGACACGATGCGCGACGCGCCCGGCGTGGGGCTCGCGGCGCCGCAGGTGGGCGTGGGGCTGAGGCTGGTGGTGGTGGAGGACCGGGCCGAGTACCAGGCGGGCGTGTCCCCAGCGGACCTGGCGTCGCGCGAGCGGGCCCCGGTGGCCTTCCACGTGCTCATCAATCCGAAGCTGGTGGTGGAGGACCCGACGCCCGCGGAGTTCCACGAGGGGTGCCTGAGCGTGAACGGCTTCGCGGCCCTGGTCTCGAGGGCAAGGGGCGTGCGCGTGGAGGCGTTGAACGAGCATGGCCAGCCGGTGACGGTGAGCGCGAAGGGCTGGTATGCGCGCATCCTCCAGCACGAGTGCGACCATCTGGACGGCACGCTGTACCTGGACCGGATGGAGACGCGGAGCTTCGCCACGGCGGAGAACCACCGCCGCCACCAGGCGGGGCGCACCACCGCCGAACTGCGCGCGGCACTGGGGTTGCCCGAGCGGAAGGGGTAGGGCGGCCGGCGTCAGTCGAGGAACCGGCGCTCCCAGCGGAGGAGTTCCTCGGGCGTGAAGCCCATCCCCAGGCTGTAGGGGTGCTCCTCGCGGAAGAGCCAGGGCTCCAGCACGCGGGCGAGCTCCCGGTAGGCGGGGAGCGTCTTGCCCTGCTCGATGTCACCGGCCTCCGGCCAGTCGCCGAGGGCGATGACAGCGCGGTCGCCGTCCAGGGGCTCGACGGTGGTGCCGGGAGTCTTGAGTTGGCTTCGGAGCGTGGCCACGCCGCCAAGCCCGTTCAATGCGGGCTGGCCCAGGAAGGTGAGCCACGAGGGGCCGCGTACCTTCGTGCCAATCTCCCATGCGACGTGCTCTAGCGGGAGGATGTCCAAGCCAGGGTAGCGGAAGCAGTGTTGGCGGACTTGTTGAGGCATGCCGGCGATGTCGAGCTCACCATTGTACGCGAGTCCTGCATGGCCGGAGCTGAAGGGGAGCCTGCTGGCCAGCTCCATCGTGAGCGCGCGGACCCGTTCCGGGCCGTGCTCTTCCAGATATTCGGTAGGAAGACAGAATTGAACCGCGCAGACGGCGTTCAGTCCGTCTTCACGGGAAAGGAGCTCCAGCGATTTTCCGAAATACTTAACCCTGTATCGGTACTGGGCATCTTTCGCGTCGTGCAGCGTCAAGAGGGGAGAAGGCCATGAGAGCTTCTCGTTTACGTATTTCCACCCTGCTTCATCCAGATCCTGCCAATCACCTTCGAGGTCCGCATATCGGCCGATTGAATTTGGACCTACCGCGCGCAGATATGTCTGCAAAGCGTCAATGAGTGCTGGCGCCACTTCTGCATGGGGTTGGCGCATGTAGAAGGAGAGGCTCAGTCCTTCGCGCACCAGCAGGTAGCCGTCGTCAAAGGTGAGGCGGAGCCTCGGGTAGTGCTCATTCACGGCAGGATTCCCCAGCGGGGCAGCACACGTAGGGCTTCGGCTCCCAGCGCATTCTCATACACCTGCTTTTGCGAGTTGCCTGCATAGGGGTGTCCCAAGGGGTACTGACGCCAGTCTGTCGCGTCGATAGTCATGCAAGGAAACTTGAAGTCGTAGATCGCCTCCGCTTCGAGCGGGTCTCCTGAGTGGATGACGACATCCGGCACCAGCGTGCCCGTCAGCTCGTCGCTACACCCCATGCGCAGCAGGGACCGCACGTCCTCGTTGCTGACGAGCTTCAATGCTCCTGACTTCGGGTCAAAGCGGTAGCGCTGCTCCAGGCTGAACCTGCCCGGGATTTGCTCATCGAGCGCCTCTCGGACACACGCCAGGGCCACCTCGTGCATGACACAGCCAAGCTGCATCGCGAGAGTGATGCGCCGGCCTGACTTCGCGTCGTCCACCTCCTCGTTGCACTCCTTGCGTGTCGGACTCCTTCCACCCAGGTGGTCCACGAGAACCTGCGAGCGCGCGTGCTCCGCGCAGGCCTTGAGCTCCCGCTCGAGCACGGCCCGCGTCGTCGCCTCCAGCACCCGGAGGACCACGGCCCCGGTGCGCACTGCGGACGCCACGGCCTCTGCGGGACGCAGCGTGGGGAGCAAGGCTTCCTCGCCCGCCCCCCGAACACACACGTCCGGCCGCTGCCTGCACCCCTGCGTCGCGGAGTCGAGCCGGTAGCCAGCCGTCAAACCCCGGTCCGGAGTGCCCGAGCAGGCCGCCATGAGCAGCATGCAGGGTGCGAGCACGACCTGAACCCATTCCGAGCACTTCCCCAGCACGAGCGCCTCCTCGACCCATGATGGCGCAAGCGCCGCACGGCATCCACGGCCAGCAGGCAGGAGGGCACCCACGCATCACCGCCACTCCCCGTGAGACCTCGGGGGCCCCACTCCATAGATGCCCGCCGAACAGGGCCCCACCCCCAAGGAGACACGCATGTCCTTCCACGCAAAGAAGCTCGCCTTCCTCTCCGCTGCCTGGCTCTTCGTGCCCATGGGCCTCGCCTCCGCCCAGGAGCCCGAGCCCGTCGCTCCCACCGGCTCCGCCTGTGGCGGCATCGCCGGCGTCGCATGTCCCGAAGGCTATTCCTGCGTGGACGACCCCAACGACAGCTGCGACCCGAGCAGCGGCGCCGACTGCGGCGGCACCTGCGCCGCCGCGCCCGAGGAAGACGCGCAGCGCGACACTCCCAACGGACAGGACAAGAAGCAGTGTGACGACAAGGACCCGAACCTGTCCTACGTCTCGAAGGACCCGGACCAGTGCGCGGCCATCCGTTTCGTCTGCGATGCCGGCCAGGAGCCCTTCTTCAACGACTGCGGTTGCGGCTGCCAGCCAGTCGCGCAATAAGCCAACGGATGCTCACCGAGGTCGAGGCGGGGCCCTATACCGTCCGAGGCATCTCCGTTGGCGGCGTGTACACCTCCCTCCAGGTCCCCGAGCTGGACTCGGTGCTGGACGTGGGCGTGCCCATCCGCTCCTTCGCTGGCACAGACCGCATCTTCCTGAGCCATGCGCACCCGGACCATGCCAGCGGCCTCGGCTCGCTGCTCGGAATCCGCCGGCTCATCGGCAAGGGACCGCCGCAGGTCTTCCTCCCCGCGGAGATTGAAGCGCCGGTGCAGGAAGCGCTCGCCGTCCTGTCCCGCTTGCACCACACGTCCATGGAGGTGCGGACCGTGCCCCTCAAGCCCGGGGACGTCCATCCGCTCGGGCATGGGCTGCACGTTCGCGCCTTCCGCACGCACCACCCGGTGCCTTCGCTCGGCTACCAGTTCCTCCGCCGCATCTCCAAGCTGCGTCCCGAGTTCCGCGGCCTGCCACCCCAGGAAATCGCCCAGCGCCGGCAGGCGGGAGAGAACCTTCTCGAAGAGGTGGATCGGCTGGAGCTGGCCTATGCCACCGACACGCTGTCACGCGTGCTGGAGACCGAGCCGTCCGTGCTCGACTCGCGCGTCCTCATCATCGAGTGCACCTTCGTCGACGCGCACCACACGGTGCAGGACGCGCAGGAGCGCTGGCATCTCCACCTGGACGAGCTCGTCGCGCGCGCCGACCTCTTCCGCAACGAGGCCCTGGTGCTGATGCACTTCAGCCAGTCCCATGGCCCGGAAGAGGTCCAGGCCACCATCCGCGCCCGCCTCCCGGCGTCCCTCTACGAGCGCGTGCGCGTCTTCGCTCCGCCATCGGGACGCTGGTTCGGCTGAGGCGGGGCAGGGCACCACGCCGCGCGCTTCAACCGGGCCGCAAGGACTCCAGCTCCGCGAGCACCGCGCGCAGCTCGGGTGACTCCAGCGCCTTCTCCACCGAGGCGAAGAACTGGGACAGGTCGCCCATTCCCTGGTGCTCGTACACGCACGCCTGCAGGCCCATCTCCAGCCGGTCCAGCTGTCGCACCAGCCGCGCCTCGAACGAGGTGCCGTGCTCGTACTCGTCCCACAGCGCCAGGTACTCCGCGCCCCGGGGCAGCTTGCCGAGGATTGTCTCCACCGCGCGCCGCTCCAGCGCGTGCTTGGCCTCGCGGTCCACGCCGTCATGCGGGGTGATGTCGCCCGCGTACGCCTCGCCCAGGTCATGCAGCAGCGCGATGCGGACCACCTTCGACGCGTCCGCCTCTGGGAAGAAGCCGTCCGCGATGAATAGTCCCAGCAGCGCCACGAAGAGCGAGTGCTCCGCCACGCTCTCGCACCGCTCCTTCGGCACTCCTACGCGCAGCCAGCCCTGGCGGAAGAGCTGCTTCAGGTAGTTGAGCTCGAAGTAGGTCTCGATGAGCGGGAGCGTCTTCCGCCCCTGGAGCAGCGCGACTGGCGGCGCGGCCTTGGTCTGCATGCGTCATCACCTCGTCCCACCACCGTACACCGCCCCATGCGGTCGTCGTCCCCGTACTCGCGGTGAGGATGATTCCGGCCCCGGAAATCGGATAGATGTGGGGGGTGGTGGCCCGTGCACCTTCCGCCTCGCGGCGGAAACCCACGGGCCACGGGAGGAGGGGGATTCACCGTGGTGCTTTCATCCTGCTGGAGCCTGTCGTCCTCGCGGTGGCTGCTGGCCGCCGCGCTGCTCGTGACCGCTACCGCCTGCACGCGGGAGCCGGCCGCGCCGCCGCCCGCGCCGCCCGCTTCTCCGAGCGTGGCCGTGGAGGAGGACCCGCCGTTCCCCGAGGAGGCACTGCCCCCGCCCGAGGCCTCCGCCGCGGCCCCGGCCGAGCCCGTGCGTCCGCCGGAGCCTCCCTTCACCGGAGACCTCAAGGAGCTGCGCAAGCGCGGCACGCTGCGCGTCCTCATCGAGGGTGCCGAGGAGGACTTCCTCCCCCGCGAGGGCATGCCCAAGGCGCAGGACCGGGCCCTGCTGGAGCGCTTCGCGGAGAAGCATGGCATGGCGGTGGAGTTCCTCGCCGTCCAGAGCTTCGACAAGCTCATTCCCCTGCTGCGCGAGGGGCGCGGAGACCTCATCGCCGCGGACCTCACGGTGACGCCCGAGCGCGCGAAGGAGATTGCCTTCACCCGGCCGCTGGCCCGCGTCAGCGAGGTGCTCGTGGGCAAGCGCGGCGCCCAGGGTCTGCCCCGGAAGCTGGAGGAGCTGGCCGGCCGCACCGTCCATGTTCGCGCCAGCTCCACCTTCGCGGCGTCGCTGCAGGCGCTGGCGAAGGACAAGGCCCCCGGCCTCGTCATCGAGCCCGCGCCCGAGACGGTCGACCCGGAGGAGCTCGCGTGGCAGGTGTCTCGCGGTGAGCGCCCGCTGACGGTGGTGGACAGCCACCTGCTCGCGGCCATCGAGACGTACAACCCCGACGTGCAGGGGCTGTTCCCCATCGCCGAGGGACGTCAGCTGGCCTGGGCCGTGCGCCTGGAGAACCCCGCGCTGCGCGCCGCGCTGGACGCCTTCCTCGTGGAGCGCGCCCTCACCGAGCACCGTGAGCGGCTCGTCACGGCGGACCTGGATGGCATCCGCAAGCGCGGCGTGCTCCGAGTCCTCACGCGCAACAGCCCCGTCACGTACTTCCTCCACCGGGGCGAGCAGGCCGGCTTTGACTACCAGATGGCGAAGCTCGCCGCGGAGGCGCTCAAGGTGCGGCTGGAGGTGGTGGTGCCGCCCACGTACGACCAGCTCATCTCCTGGCTGAAGGAGGGACGTGGGGACGTCATCGCCGCCGCGCTCACCGCCACCGAGGAGCGCGCGAAGGTGGTGGCCTTCAGCAAGCCCTACCTCTACGTGGACGAGGTGCTCGTGCAGCGCGCGGGGACTCCGAAGCCCGCGTCCCTCGAGGAGCTGAAGGGCAAGGCCATCCACCTGCGCAAGTCGTCCAGCCACTTCGCTCCGCTGAGCGCGCTGGCGGCGCAGCATGGCTTCGTCCTCGTCGAGGAGCCCGAGGAGATGGACACCGAGACGCTCATCGACCGGGTGGCGCGCGGAGAGATTCCCTACACGGTGACGGACAGCCACATCCTCGCCGCGGAGCGGGTGTACCGCGACGACGTGGAGGCAGCCCTCACGGTGCCCGGCGTGGGCACGCCGGCGGGGAAGGACGGCCACTACGGCATCGCCTTCGCCGTGCGCCAGGAGAACCCGAAGCTGCGCGCCTTCCTCGACGGCTTCGTGCAGAAGACCTACCGCGGCGTGGACTACAACATGGCCCGCCGCCGCTACTTCGAGGGCCGCCGGAGCGAGGCGCCCGCGACGATGGAGGCCGGCGCGCTCGAGGGGGCCATCTCTCCCTATGACACGCTGGTGCAGTCGTACTCGGCGCGCTACGGCCTGGACTGGCGGCTGATGGTGGCGCAGATGTTCCAGGAGAGCCGCTTCGACCCGAAGGCACGCAGCTGGGTGGGCGCGCAGGGGCTCTTCCAGGTGATGCCCGGCACCGGCAAGGAGCTGGGCTTCCGCAAGCTGGAGGACCCGGACGAGGGTATTCAC
The window above is part of the Pyxidicoccus trucidator genome. Proteins encoded here:
- a CDS encoding carboxypeptidase regulatory-like domain-containing protein; translation: MADTKRRYGSWVAVCVLLLSVGLWWAFSRNPGAPPFTEPPGATPSRARSEAPSATPATPQQAQAAPSDEAPAPVLRLPSARRTDAPGGAPGAFSGRVVSATSGQGVPSAELTFAGPTGAASIRTDDAGTFRFLPDREGLWQLASVRAEGFLPFGPEWGQSPIRLTARPGSGVEGLLLALTPEESWIVRVEDATGKPLTGAQVRLLTGRTGETVLFPTNDQFTTGPDGEVRLNAPEGSTVEARHLGHAPARAELSARVPGRRLVLRLSPETTRASEVLAGRVVDEAGTPIASAGVQAEYPRGQRLPGAEAGDVSEAMTDADGRFLLEHLPPGRYDVYAAILGRMSTTLSNVEAGRRDLVLTLARGARLTGRVRDERGAPVASFQLELQLHRGPLEREGGAALTVVDPEGRFTVEGLAPGTYTLRVAAHGLAPAAPTVNVAPGATEAGPVEITLSPGVRLEGQVVKPKGGGPIAGARVQVEHGLYGATLATVFDAMTDASGHFTVDGLAAGTVSLSVSATGHDTRIVDRVTVGPGAPPLAPIELTAVADGGTERVEMVGIGTVLGPRDDALVLGQVIPSGGAHEAGLKPGDAIVSIDGTPVVEMGFPTAVQRIRGPEGSRVLLGLRRAGRSEVEDVWVVRRKLQL
- a CDS encoding fatty acid desaturase family protein; its protein translation is MSSHAPDFDLASVDVEGFHRELKALREELDASLGEPDAAHLRKIERWGRAATVLGVATCWLAPNPFSAAALSLGRSTRWLLMHHVGHRGYDRVPGLPESRTGKGFAKGNRRYLDWLDWMMPEAWKFEHNVLHHSHTGEDADPDLLERNAEGTLRNPSRPLALRYVQLALLALTWRASYYAPETLSSLRRKGRRKGGDLTSAELKELLLQCYLPYAAVWFGLFPSLFLVIGPWAAFSALCNSVMADVLTSLHTFLVVGPNHTGEDLYRFDTPPEGRGARFVQQVIGSANYRTGGDLNDFAHLWLNYQIEHHIWPDLPMLKYREAQPKVRALCEKYGVPYVQESVWTRARKMVDVVVGKSSMRRLAPRKAEAEDLAPESVAVPAA
- a CDS encoding TonB C-terminal domain-containing protein; this translates as MAQGPEVPPDAPKPSRSAGSGFFPLPPSLMPGGPPITGPKTQSGHTLRPGDPSLSPEVLAAQETARVSGRVQVFVEDRQAELRVANGQIDPYFSRLREALEKSLEDAPVFDGIRLLDQATHSWANQASRFGATGNPGTGPVAAAPTVSEQLQSLQNREERGVEWMESLRARVQAGDEVQKLAGGGGNKLVVTLELHQGPDGTLRDAKLVSTSGNKAYDAYVLSGVPPALAKLAPPSDEARGVRPDGIHTLWSVEGRVVYLRKLKELKGQDAAYVAAALAAGMLAGRFDETTGEIEVIDFRNPRFVCQARLLRVY
- a CDS encoding ferritin-like domain-containing protein — protein: MSDAKAEPLADPVRQLVAEAWTFRRQVELDAELRFTRLAGQLAQLGAPEALVSLAGRAAEDERRHAGMCELLARAYGRVDMPPAPLAAEEVAPAGMALRERVLYEVVAACCITETESTAVLTTLLVPEGAPRVRAVLRDILRDEVAHSRLGWAWLSHEHGAGTVSFLSRHVPSMLEGTASPRLFAPGAPEEESPALLKHGVLPHTRKRETFVRALRDVVFPGLERFGVDTAPARAWVERRSAAGA
- the def gene encoding peptide deformylase, with product MVLKIVQAGEPVLRQKARDLTPEEISSPEVQRLIGFMCDTMRDAPGVGLAAPQVGVGLRLVVVEDRAEYQAGVSPADLASRERAPVAFHVLINPKLVVEDPTPAEFHEGCLSVNGFAALVSRARGVRVEALNEHGQPVTVSAKGWYARILQHECDHLDGTLYLDRMETRSFATAENHRRHQAGRTTAELRAALGLPERKG
- a CDS encoding DUF3396 domain-containing protein; protein product: MNEHYPRLRLTFDDGYLLVREGLSLSFYMRQPHAEVAPALIDALQTYLRAVGPNSIGRYADLEGDWQDLDEAGWKYVNEKLSWPSPLLTLHDAKDAQYRYRVKYFGKSLELLSREDGLNAVCAVQFCLPTEYLEEHGPERVRALTMELASRLPFSSGHAGLAYNGELDIAGMPQQVRQHCFRYPGLDILPLEHVAWEIGTKVRGPSWLTFLGQPALNGLGGVATLRSQLKTPGTTVEPLDGDRAVIALGDWPEAGDIEQGKTLPAYRELARVLEPWLFREEHPYSLGMGFTPEELLRWERRFLD
- a CDS encoding MBL fold metallo-hydrolase gives rise to the protein MLTEVEAGPYTVRGISVGGVYTSLQVPELDSVLDVGVPIRSFAGTDRIFLSHAHPDHASGLGSLLGIRRLIGKGPPQVFLPAEIEAPVQEALAVLSRLHHTSMEVRTVPLKPGDVHPLGHGLHVRAFRTHHPVPSLGYQFLRRISKLRPEFRGLPPQEIAQRRQAGENLLEEVDRLELAYATDTLSRVLETEPSVLDSRVLIIECTFVDAHHTVQDAQERWHLHLDELVARADLFRNEALVLMHFSQSHGPEEVQATIRARLPASLYERVRVFAPPSGRWFG